The following proteins come from a genomic window of Lolium rigidum isolate FL_2022 chromosome 5, APGP_CSIRO_Lrig_0.1, whole genome shotgun sequence:
- the LOC124652342 gene encoding MADS-box transcription factor 13-like, producing the protein MGRGRIEIKRIENTTSRQVTFCKRRNGLLKKAYELSVLCDAEVALIVFSSRGRLYEYSNNSVKATIDRYKKAHASGSTSGAPLIEVNAQLYYQQEAAKLRHQIQMLQNTNKHLVGDSVGNLSLKELKQLESRLEKGIAKIRARKNELLSGEINYMVKREIELQNDNMDLRTKIAEGEQQLQQVTIARPPSVAPELNPFAALDMKCFFPANLFEAAVHAQAQAHAHAQAQAQAQASLQLNLGYQLAPPGVGDTAHHF; encoded by the exons ATGGGTCGGGGAAGGATTGAGATCAAGAGGATCGAGAACACGACTAGCCGGCAGGTGACCTTCTGCAAGCGCCGGAACGGGCTCCTCAAGAAGGCCTACGAGCTCTCCGTCCTCTGCGACGCCGAGGTGGCGCTCATCGTCTTCTCCAGCCGCGGCCGCCTCTACGAGTACTCCAACAACAG TGTTAAGGCCACAATTGACCGGTACAAGAAGGCACATGCTTCTGGCTCAACTTCTGGGGCACCTCTCATTGAGGTCAATGCTCAG CTATACTACCAGCAAGAAGCTGCAAAGCTGCGTCACCAGATCCAGATGCTGCAAAACACCAACAA GCACCTGGTTGGTGATTCTGTGGGCAACCTTTCACTGAAAGAATTGAAACAGCTTGAGAGCCGGCTGGAGAAAGGCATTGCAAAGATCAGGGCCAGGAAG AATGAGCTGCTGTCTGGGGAGATCAATTACATGGTCAAAAGG GAGATAGAGCTTCAAAATGACAATATGGACCTCAGAACCAAG ATCGCGGAGGGGGAGCAGCAGCTGCAGCAGGTGACCATCGCCAGGCCCCCGTCCGTGGCGCCAGAGCTGAATCCGTTCGCCGCGCTGGACATGAAGTGCTTCTTTCCCGCCAACCTGTTCGAGGCGGCGGTGCATGCGCAGGCTCAGGCGCACGCTCATGCTCAAGCTCAAGCTCAGGCTCAGGCGTCGCTGCAGCTCAACCTCGGTTACCAGCTCGCACCACCGGGCGTCGGCGACACAGCTCACCACTTCTGA